Below is a genomic region from Micropterus dolomieu isolate WLL.071019.BEF.003 ecotype Adirondacks linkage group LG16, ASM2129224v1, whole genome shotgun sequence.
ATAATACAGTTGTCTTCAACACTGCCTTAAAATATACACATTGTGtgattataattattttgaagGAAAGTCTGACTAAAATACTTTGGCCAATCCAGATTAAGTtctttgctcaagggcacctaaGTGAACGTTTCTCAGGAAGGTCAGAGGCTTGGTCATTCACCTTTCATCTCTACATTTTTCAAGCGAAACCAGGGACTCAGACCTGTTCCTGTAAGCGATTGCTGCCTCTTCTCATTAAATCTCATCATCCAttgagcacattttattatAACCTCCAACTTTGGCAAATGTTTGGGATTTGGAGATAGCAGGActgcagggagaggaagagactaAGTGAAATCTAATTGAGCAGCCTGGCCAGACATAAGGGCTGGAACAACACTGTGATGAGTGCCAGATGTGGTCCAGTGGAGACCAAACATTAATAACACGTTCTCCCCAAAACCATTTTCAACCACGAGGAGCCTCTAAATGCTCCACAGTTTACAATATCCTAAGTACACACACAACGTCTTGTGTCGGATCTTGGCACGGGAGCGTGTAGCTGTAACTCAGTAGCATGAGATCTTCCTGTGTGATTTATATCGCACTTGCCCATAATTATAAATGGAAAGCTATTGTAACTAAACACACAATGCGTCTAAACAAGTTGCAATAGCCCTCAGAAACAGCATTAGCAGTAGAGCTCCATTCTGCTGAAGGATGAGCTCTTAAAGTTTTCCACCAGGTGAAAATGAATGATTTGTATAGCAGAGGATTTGGACTTAAAATTTTTGACCCCACGTAGAGCTCATATACATTATGTTATGTCTTTGCAATGATAGAATTCACGTTTGATGCACTTCTTCCAAAGAAGTGACTCTCACAAAGgcctataaataaaacaagaatgaATTTTAATGTCCTTTTTCCAACTTTGACAGTTTTCCATTTTTCTACACACCGTATGCTTTCTAGTATGTGTTAAATGTATCTGCAATAACATAAAACTGTAGCACAACAAGATTATAATAAATAccacaaaagaggaaaaaaagttgataaaagcatatttctttctctttatgaAAGCAGTAAAATATGAAAAGTGCTTTTATGACCATCAAACCTCCAACTGAGGCACTGGAACACATCAGCCTTGTTGGATGGACATCATTCTGGTCTCTTGGCTGTCTTCACAGTTCAGTGCCCACCTTGCACTTCTCAGGCAGCTACCTTGGTTTGAATCCGGAGTGCTGGGGGGCATTTTTAGTTGGGCTTTAATCCTGGAAACACTTCATAGTTGCTTTTTTGAACACATAAACTAGTCTGCTACCTCGATTTGGCCAGCACAGCTGAAGCAGGATCTAAAAAAAGGTTCTCTCAAGAGCTGCATTTTTTAGGGGTTTGAGACTTGCACATTGATATGTCAGCATGGTTCAGCAGTGCAGATGCTAACATGTCAACGAGCATGCCAAGACCCTGGCACCAGTGTTCATGCTCCCTGCTGTTCTAATAGTCAGACAACCAGGAGAAAACTCCACGAAATATTCTCACCGATTTGACAAGTTACTCTTCGTTCCCAGCACCTTGACAGCATCAGTGAAATGTCTGGCCATGTCTCCCAGCATTTCAGTAATGTTTGATGCTTTGTCAttgaagaggaaataaaacGCATACACATGGTTGATAGCTTGATAGCTTACAGTGTAGACACTGTAGAGAGAAGAGGCCCTTAGTCCGAACCAAACAGGTAATGCCACCTCCTTACGGCATAAGCCTCAACTACCTGGCAACCAGGACGCCCTAAGCATGGTTTCTTTGAAagggtttttttctgtatttgcagagGAAAGTGATATTTGGTGGGGGGGGTAAATGTCAAAGTAAAGCATTATGGAGACAGATGATAGCTCAAAACTGTCCCCTGGGTGAAGTGAGAATTTAGACGCTGGTGGGTTTAGTGATCAGTGCCACCTTTCATTGTCATACAAGTAGTCTTCACAGAGCTGGTCACTGGCTAACTGTCCTTTTAGCAGCACTGCACAACATATGGGATGGATGATAGGGATGGGAAAGAAACCAATGTTCAAGACTTGTGAACCTTCACTTCATTATGCAACTTAAAACAGTTGTATGATTGAAAAGTTGGTCATGTAAGGGGTTAAAAATACGTTAAATTGACAGCATTATAGCGCTGCATTGGCTGACATGATCATCCATATTTGTTTGCCTGCTCTGTTGTTGCCAGTTTCGGATCCTTAAGCTCTAAGTTGGATAACTCAGACCTTTCAGAAAAAAATTCCTCCTCATGCTTACAATTTGGATGTTCATGTGAATGTCAGAAACAGACGGCAACTCCCATATAAGTTGAACCTAATATCAGACCCAACTACTTCCAACAGTGAATCTAATGGCTGTACCAAAACACGCAGATAGGTGTTCTCATGTTGTGTTCTTGTGTTCCCCGCAGGTTTTTGTAGATCTCATCAGTCATTACAGAAGTATGAGAAGACTGACAGTCACATGCTGGTTTGCACAGACTGCCCTCACCACCCTTTGGTACGAAACAGCCGATCGCAGGAACACTGCGCCCGCAAGTGCAAGAAGGTCAAGAAAAACTTCAACTGCAGGTGaatttatttgcacattttcaTGGCCATGTTCCCCTcactcctctgctcctcctgtgtagaaacagtatttatatatttttcgtTGTTTATCATTTCTTCATCTCTCAACTACTTCCCATGCGTTTCAACAGGGCATTCAACTTTCAGCGGCACAGCAGGAAATGCCACTTGCTTCCCTTTGACCGTTTCACCCACGGTGTGAAGAAGCAGGCCAACGTTAACTTCACTTTGTATgaaaaaaaaggtaaatgtCACCATTTCCAGCCCCTTAAAGTTTACTTATGCACTCTGGTGTTTTTTCTCATGAAAACGTTCAGGTGCAGACAGGGATTTACACAGGCAAATTGTTTGCTGGTGATTGCCTGTGTTGTTGTGCTTCTTGAATCAGCTCAGTTTTTAAGACCTTTGGTTTTTCTGTTGACACAATAAAAGCAACCAATCCCCCCCTCACCCCCTGCTGTTTAATCACTCTAGTGGGGAGAGTTGCACGCATAAACATGTAGCATACTTAAGTGGagtgtaaacaaaaaaaaaatcattgtttaCAGCTAGAACGCAATGGCTTTTCTCCACTGCAGGCTGTGGAATCTAGCACTTTAGAATTTATTGCAGAATTTACGGAACCCCCCCTCCAGTGACATTTAATGAACTTCAGGGAGTTGCCTGTTTTGGGAATAACACATAAGCTGGGACATACTAAAACGCTCGCTGTAAAAACGTCTTATTGACCATACATGGGAAAATATATTCCAGGTGGTCAAGGCCGTGAACGCAAATCAACTTTTAATTGACTAAACGCTGTATAAATTGGCGCACAAAGAGTACACAGCGACAGCTCGCATCAAAGTGAGGACATGAATGGATGTTTTCAAATGCTTTTTATGCTTTTGCTCCTATTTAAGATTATATAAGGGAGTGTATCATCGGCACCAAGGACAACTACAGAGGGAGGAGGTCTTGGACGAAGTCAAACATCAGTTGCCAAGCTTGGGCAGATAATAACATCAATGAACACACGTAAGTCCTCTTTTTTTATCCAAGAAAGTCAGCAAAAACTACCTTCTTATGGGAATGTAGGCTGATCATGAGTCGAATGGTTACATACATTCACATGTCACCTTGACGGTGCAGTGCCTTGCTTGTGTGACACTTTTTAAGGAGTGAAAGGTATTAATCATTCACTTCCTCTCGCCAGATTCCTGTAGATTTGAACCAGCAGCCTTCAAAGCCTGCTTTTCTAATCTTTAGGCTTCCACCACCTTCCTGGATGCTCCTTCTCTATTTCTCTGTGTCTGACATTGAGCAGGCCTCAGCAGCTGATTTATTAATGTTCAGATCATCCCCTTGCACCTCAGGGGTTAAGGGAAGGTGGAGGCTCACAGACGGGTGAACGTTTAGCCAGAGTTAAGTCAGATTTCTTTCGACACATGCAGGGATATCCTCTCCAATGAGGTTGTTTTTCTACTGCACCGTAGGCCATCAGGTGTATCCCAAAGATGTTTTCTCTCTGCTACAAGCCAGGCAAGATCAGTGAATTTGTGACGATGATTCTGTGCCAGCGTCTCATTAGTGGTGCTCATTAGTTACAAGATATTTTAACTGCGGCAGAGAGACGGGGTGTTCAGAGTCAGCGTAATCAGAGTTTGTAGAAGTGCAGAGTGAAAAATAGACAGAAGGGAGGTTGAATGACTGAAGTCATGTTCTGTCTGTTGTGCAGCTGAGCCCACAAAGCCACGGGCATATTGAGAGCACATACAGGTTCAGTGATCCCCCACAATTAAACCACATTGCAGCGTTGGtctccatcctctcctctcttccccccTTCGCTTTCCAGAAGCAGCTCTTCACATTAAGAATACTTTGTCATTGTTTATTTGACACACGGTCCTAGTCCCCGTCCCAGATGGCAAATGTAATGTCCAACAACATCGTCCTGGCTTGTCAGCAACTTTTAACTTTCAAGGGTCAAAGGGAGCTTTACTTAAGGGAGATTTAGTGCCACTGTGGGGTTGCCTAACATGGGACTGTCCCGCTGTGTGAGAATTACCGCCGTAATGAACCACGCACCATTTGAGTTTCAGGTAACTATTATTTTCATGCTTGAGCGATCACTGTGGGGCAGGGGTGATTTCTCAGGAGGTTCCCTTCCAGGAATGGGacttccacctgttgtctatatTTAGTGTTTGGACCAAGACTCTGCAAGAAGTGTGTATTGATGCCCAGTCAAGCGTGGAGAAGGAAATGGAATGGAAAATTTCTGTTcgtattaataataatagattGCAATCATTTATTTATCCCCATAGGGACTTTCTTTTAGTTTTCTACACATTTCCACTGGGAGGTAAGGAAACACCATTGATCTCCTCTTTAAACTCCCTGGAAAAAAGTGAATTAGCACATTTCCCCAAATTGGCTTGCTTTAATCTCTGAATACTTTTGAAGCAGAGTGTTTGTTTCATAATCACCAGGTGCATGTTGCATGACATTTTGCAGCAGTTACTTCAGGTCTAGATTTCATCTTTAGTGATATCCAAATGTGTTTAGCTGGCCCAGGGAGCGAAGCATGTGTGCAAAGTGTCTGCCTGCGCTCCGATGGGAACAGACTTTGGCAAGGAGATGAATAACTGGCCAACATCTGTTAGCGCAACATCATTATGGCCAACTTGCTCCCATGTCGTGGCCTTTTACGGACTCTCACCAGATGCAACCTTTTTTTTGAAATATGAGGAACCTTGTAATTCCATTTATAAATTAAGGGCACTATATTatgatgatgttgatgttgtATGATGAGTTACACACAACAGATGTGAATTTTGGCGCTTGGCTTACTGATGCAAAGGGGTTTTGTCTTAGTTACATTCATAAGGAAATTCAGGAAAAGTTAGTCTTAACCCTATTATATTTTTCTCCTGATTTCCCCATCCATCcaatcgtcaaccgcttattctgcgtacagggttgtggggtttgaacccatgaccttcttgctgcgaggcgacagtgctaaccaccgcaccgcCGTGCCACCCTGGAACCTTTCCCTTCCTTCTCTATTTTTTGGTTAAGTTAGATGCCTGAGATTTCTTCTAGTTCTGGGTTGAATGATGTTGTGCATTAGTGTAAATCCTTCTGTAAGCCCCAGGGCACAGaggggagagcagagcagaCTTCCCCAAGAAAAGAGTCATTGTCTGGGGTAGAGTGTTCAGACAAGATGCTGAAGGGAGGgtgatttctgtttctttttgctttactttttttcttttcctgcacATGTTATTTCTTTTTGCATCATCAATTAAACACTTAGACCCCTCCTTTTTGCTGACTCCATTATGATTACataacacatttcttttttaagcaGTTAAGTCTGTCACTTCACTTGTTTCTTTTCACCCTTCTTCTCCATAGCTTTTTCTCCTgtcttccctctctgtctccctgggTGGGAGGGGGGGGAATGTGGTCAGCATGGATCAGGGGGTGCTGACATGCCAGCTTTTCATCATCCTACTCTGACAGAAGACGAATTTCACACACTGTGCATTTAGTACGGGGATCCCATGCAGCTCCCCATTGTTAGTTCCCATATGTTTGGACTAACCAAGTTCTTTTTCTTACTGTCGTACAGTCGCTTGTTCACGCTGACGTGATGTAGCTTTTGACAGAGAGGGATTAGGTTTAAATGTGTTCAAAGGCTGCCAGCGAAAGAACTGCTTGGGCTGCTTCAAGTGGTTCGTAGCATTGTTCTGTGCTGTTGGTGGTTACTGTGCTGTGACAGAGTCTGGCTGCTTCACACATGAGGGAGCTGGAATATGGTAGGAATCAGCAAaccaggagaaaaaaaaacatattgataACCTATTTTGCATAAGATCTTGATCTTGATATTTGGCTTGTTACTAAGAGCGCCAGTAGGCAGATACCGTACTGTATACACCACTGGAGCAGCCAAGTGTGCAAATACTCCCTAAAATTTATTTCTACAGCTTACAGTATCAGTTAACACTTTCAATAATGTCTGTGTACTCCCTGGTAGGTTTTATCCTGATAGGTACCCAACGCAAGACCTGAGGGAGAACTTCTGCAGGAATCCCAACAACGATCCCGGTGGTCCGTGGTGCTACACCACAGACCCCAACGTACGAGCTGAGGAGTGTGGCATACCACAGTGTTCAGAGGGTAAGACATTCCCAAATGACATAACTGGACAATAAGATTTGGCCAAAATGAAGTCATGAAGTCATTAGTCATGTTTGCATTCATAAGTAGAGAAAAGAAAATTGTTTCTGTTGACAGAAGTCTGTATGAAGTGTAACGGGGAAGATTACCAGGGCAAAATGGACCATACAGAGAGTGGTAAAGAGTGCCAGAGATGGGACTCAGCAAGGCCTCACAAACACCACTTCCAGCCCAAAAAGTAAGCTCCAAAGCTGATAATCACACACTAACCTTTCTCACGGACGGTGCTGCACACACCCATTACAAATGCTTGAAAAAATGACGCTAACACTCAGGAGAGGTAGACCTCACCAGTTGTAATGACTtacttctctccctctgtctttcctCCCTgtattctgtctgtctctctcaggtTTCGAGACAAAGATTTAAAGGACAACTACTGTCGTAACCCAGATAACCGTCTTCGTCCCTGGTGCTACACCATGGATCCCAAAACTAAGTGGGAGTACTGCAACATCACTGTGTGTGGTAAGGGCCTATGTGCTGTAAAACTCACAGCAATATGGGGCTTAGATTTTTGTGGAGTCTTCAACAAATCAACTGAAGACCACATTATTGTTTGACTATGTATCACACGCAGTTTGGAATCCATTATAAGATTCAAAAGTGGACATAGTGTTGAGGATCCCTTACTTGGTTTTTGGACAGACAGACTGCGGTTGGATTCTACTAGCAAGTGGTTTGAGGGCACCAGGGGATCTTACATACAGGACTTTGGTGGTTTTGGAATAGTTACAGTGAGCTGAGTAAAAAAGCCCCTCTTCTCCCCTGCAGAGTCTCATGAGACTTTTATTTACCCGGCTGTGTGTTTCATGTGGTGGTTGGCTTCAAATCCTTCTACCTCAACAAGGAAGAGTAAATAGGTTGTTTGTAAAGGGGAAGGTCTGACTTCAGAGAGCCCGAAGTGTTTCACTGAGACCGCTCACAAATGACAAGGGGCTGTAAAATGAAGCGTTACAATAGGGGCTTCTATACAGAAATGCGTCACATGACCACCAGAAGGTCTAATAGTTGTTTTAGTGGTATGAAAATCATGATATGCACAAACaagtgacaaattaaaggaaaagtgGTCACCAGAGCTCAGTCCAATTGAAAACATGTGGAAGATTTTGAACTTATGTGTTAGACAACACTCTCTGCCATCACCACTAAAAACACTTCAAGGGATAGTTCAAGAtttttgaagtggggctgtatgaggtaTTTATCCATATTCAGTGGATTACCTCCAGTATATTGCgattctaaacttttaatgatTGATTGTTTCAGTTCTCTTTGAATTACGAGTGCTACTGTGAATGCGGGCGGCATATCCCATGGTGAGACATCTCACTTATGCTAAGCAAAGTAACCTTGTTTACCTGAAGTTATTTATCAAGAGGAAATGCCTAACCTTCTCAGGTTCCAGCCTCACAAATTTGTGGAAATGAGgccttttccattttattttattgcaaattAAATATCATTGGATCTTgaactaacaaaacaaaaaatgtgaggatgtcacaatttaaaaactaaacaaacactgggtaaatagataaaataataaaatcctacactgcactgtgacttttactgtcctgttttaccctgtttttatttcctatttaactctttaaaattaattttatcctgttttttattttacccttttaatgtgtgtttttcactTTCCCTATGTAGCTTTTAGTTTTATGTAaagaaatgtgctatacaaataaacttgccttgccttgccttacaaataaaaagaatcactagctgcagccctaatgcATTTGATATGGTATTGTgtgtaaactttttttatagACGTACATGTCGAGGggataaataatataaattcgCTTGAGTCATATCATATTTGGCAGAGCCTGACAGAGTTGTAGTTTAAATAACTTTTGCCTTCATACGTAATACAAATTACAgaagcaaaagaaaaagaatgagCGCCAAAAACTTGCGGACGCACAAACGCACAGAGCATCTCTCCTTGTCTCTGTcgaacacatacacattttacaGTACATGTTATGATTTACAGCAAGGGCGGAGGATCTGCATTTGTCCAGATGTGTGCATCCCTCAATGCCTGCCCTCAGAAAGATAAAAACCACTGACCTGTACTACACAGTGCACATAGACACTGGCATGCATTACATCAAGCCAAAGAATCCCTCTTTTCTATCCGCCTTCTCGTTTCTGCTTGAAAACATTCCCTTtcctcctccatcttctcccATCTCATTTGTCAAAGGCtaaagaaacagagacagacatccTGAGGGGAGAAGTCTCTCCCCATGTACTGCAATCCCTGCACTGCTGAAAAGCAGAATTCCATCTGAAGATGTTTGGAATAGTTTTCCAGTGGATACCCACCGAATTATGCCCCAGCCAGCCCTAGCCAGACCAGGTTGGATGTGATAGGTTTGGTTGGCCTGCAATAAACAAATTTACCAGaagaattttaatatttattgttgagGCAAAGATGTATTCATAAATCTGATGAGGCTCCAGGTTGTCCACCATGTGACGTTGTGTGCCATCAGCAAGTTAAATAACTGCATATTGTTGTGAATGTCCCAGTGTGCAAGAATGTGGAGCACCAGTGTTATGAATACACAGAAAGTTTCCTATCACAGTTGAGACAAGGGGGGAGTGCTACTGTTTTTGATCATCTGTCTAGGTTAAACATCACACATTCTTCTGGGGATTAAtatctccctccttctctccctctctccttcctgcCTTCAGTTTCTACATCTCACTCTCTTTAGCAATGTTTCTCTGTGCCTTCTTTCTCATGCTTACACTCACAATTACAATTTctatgtctttttctttctttgccaGACTCTGACTCAAGTGAGGACACAGATGTCAATGTAACAATATCCTGTATCCAGGGAAAGGGCACAGATTACCGAGGCACAATGAATGTCACTCCAGAGGGTGTGACATGTCAGCGCTGGGACTCCCAGTTTCCCCATAACCACTCCTTTCTTCCTCAGAACTTCAAATGCAAGTGAGTAATGTTTGTTTGATGGCCCCTGACAGCTTGGATTCAATTCTCTCGGCTATGTCAAGGAAGTGATTTGTTCACTTTGTGCATTTGACTGTTGAAATGCCAAAGGAAAAGTGATGGAAAAGTGATGAAAGTGAAACTTAGAAATTATTACTTTGCTGTAAAAAATACAGTCAAGGGCACCATCATTTAAATTgtagtttgtgtatgtgttataGAGACCTCAGAGAGAACTACTGCCGTAACCCTGATGGTGCAGATTACCCATGGTGCTTCACTACAGACCCTAATCAGAGGATAGCCAACTGCACCCACATCCCCAGGTGTGATGCTGAGGCCACACAAAAAATAGGTAAATTACAATATAACTTCAATTTGAAAAGAGCAGTTCAACTTGTGGGAAATaggcttttttattttcttgccaTGGATTAGATGACaaaattgataccactctcatgtctgtatgatAAGTTGGTAACtagagccagcagctggttagttTAGACTAGCACAATGACTGGAAAAGGGGGtgacagctagcctgactctgcCCAAAGGTAATAAAATCCACCTGTTAGAATCTAATGCTTACTAATCAATGTATTATTTCTTCTTTGTTTAACCCTTACAcgtacagaaatgtaaaaaaagagaaaaaaaaagaacaaagttGTGGTTTTTCAGGAAGTTTAGTGTTATTTCTTGGCTAACACTGATTTTAAATTTAGATTccataaaatgtttgtattttaaacaaataagatataatgtgttaatttgtgaTCTTTAGAGGTGTGTCTAGAAAGATaatgttacctttggacagagctaggcGATCTGTTTCCCCCATTTCTAGCCTTTAAGTGGCTGGTGGCTCTAGCTACATATTTACTAATGTGAGAGCGGTAGCGATTGTCTCATATAGCTCTCAGCAAGTAAGTGAATGTATCTCCCAAAACGATTCCTTTAAGAGTATCTCTGTGTTTATAAGCGTCAAACTTCAAAAGAATTAAAAATAGCTTGTAAATTACTATGTGATGTCCATGTTGTTTCTTGAGTAGTGTGATTGAAATACAGACCTAAGCTTTAAAAGCCATGTCATGTTTTTGCAAAGTGGAGTTACACAGACACTTTCCATATTGCTCCCGTAGGACTGGGCCACTTGGCAGCATGCTGCCCAATGAATTCCATTTCATGGAAGAACAAAAACACCAGACTTTGGCAATAGTGCTCGCTGTCATTTCCCATGTTTCTCTGCTTTACATTTATAGTAAGAAGACCACATATATCAAACTGCAGCAAGTCTGTTGTTACTGTAGCCCCTCTTCTGATTCTATTTAAGAACAGACATAGTAAGGTTTAATGTTTCtattacatttgagaaactcaAGACCCTTGACATTAAAATGATTCAAACCACAAAGATTCATTACGGGATGTTTGCATCAATGAGAAAGACAGTCATCACCCAAATTATGTAAGTTCTTTGACAATGTCTACTGGCAGATTTCTTTACAGTGTTGTAGAAACTGCTGGGCTCAGCAATTCTGTGCACTCCTGGAAATATTTAACAAGATGGTCTAATCCCGTTCTTCCTTAGAGTGTTATGAAGACAACGGAGAGACATATCGGGGCACTTTATCCATTACTCGATCAGGGATTCCGTGTGCAGACTGGTCACATCACATTAACAGGTAAACAAAAATTTATTCTGTATATAAATACGTTCGTTTTTATTAACACCCAGTCAAGCTTAAGCTGCACTGAGAGAACTGTAGATTTTTCCTAGAGAGACTGACATTCTTTTTACCTCAATTGATGAGTGTTTGTTGACAACTTAGCTCCCATTGCCTTGTGAAAATCCCTTTCATATGAATGAGACTGATcagtgaaaacaaacagcaagagGAAATCAGGGGTTCCTCAGGGGTCAGTACCAGGCCCAATTATTATTCATCTAACTGACGAGAGGAAAACCCCGGGGTGCTCTCCAAGTGACCCACCCTGACGGAAAGGTTGCCCACTCCAGGGCTGTTGCTTCATGCTTAAGTCAGGCTGTTGGAATTACTTAATTTACAGGAATTTTAAAAGCCAAAATggcacagacagatggacatgTTCCAGAGCAGACCCCTGACCCCAGGAAGTGCTTTCTTAGGAAAGTAGATCAAAGCCAATCAGCTCCCTCACGTAGACTGCAGCCAGCGAGTCTACACTGGTCAAGGTCAAGGGTCATTCCAGGAAGAACGGCGGAGAGCTACAGCTTATTTAACATTCTCCTGGGAAGTGGAATTATCCTCACCCCCAGACAAATTGTTGCCCATCACTTAgcattatttttgtgtgtgtgtgtgtgtgtgtgtgtgtgtgtgtgtgtgtgtccaaactCCTACCTAGTAATTTCAGTGATTTTGGATATCTGAGAAGATTACATTAAATTTTCCTAGAACCAAGTGTAACTTTACAAAAAGACACATAATTAGATGTGAATTCCTACAAATCTGGAGCACAACCAAATCATTCCATAGAGGATGTGGCTCCTGCTGGTCGGAGCCCTGCTGAATGCCTAGAGTACATACTTTCATACTCCCTTGAGCACTCTGCGTTTCCTTCTACGGGCCCTGTGCAGTGAATGCTGAGAATACACTGCGCTATAGGAAAGCCAGAGTCAGACTTTCCAGTCATAGCACGTACTGTGTAtgcgtgacagtgtgtgttcaaCTCCATGTATAGacatgcttgtgtgtttttagagTGCGAGAGTGTGCATGAATCTTTATGAGACGTGGCCCAGTGTTCTGATACACTGtgtgaaaaataacaaatgggATATGagaatgtgtatttgtgtgttttacagtgggGATTCTCACTCTACAGAATCCCACATAGGGCTGGAGAAAAACTACTGCCGTAACCCGGACCGGGACAAACATGGCCCCTGGTGTTACACCAATCCAAATAACCGTTTGATCTGGGACTACTGCAAACTAAAGCACTGTGAGTGCTTTAAATAACCTTGTCTCTTCTAATGTCTTTTTCTAGTACATACATCTGTGTTACGCCAGCCATAAATATTAGCAGACCCTTAGTTCACCATAGTAGGTAGTATGTGAATGATGTATATCTTGTATAGTACAATTGTTTAGTGATAAGTTTAGCAGAACCTTAAAGAAGTAGTTATTCACTTTTTTGCCAAGAGTTGGATAAGAAAATTGATACCAGCTCTCATGTCTGTTTTGTAAATATGTTGCTAGAGCCAGCAGCTGATGAGCATAGGTCAGCACAAAGATTCATAACACCTGTAAAGCATCAACATATCATTTTACacactcttttcttttcttttttttttaaaaagatagatttgaacatgttaattagtgaacttTAGACGTGCTTGTAGGCGGATGGCTGATTTGGTTACTTTTGAACGGAGCCAGACTAgctttttccccttttccagtctttgtacTAAGCTAAACTAACCGGTTGCTATCTGTAGCTTAATATTTATCCCACATACATGACAGTGGTAtaagtcttctcatctaactgtc
It encodes:
- the hgfa gene encoding hepatocyte growth factor a isoform X2, which encodes MRTNVWIYQALVCVVVTILDTGFCRSHQSLQKYEKTDSHMLVCTDCPHHPLVRNSRSQEHCARKCKKVKKNFNCRAFNFQRHSRKCHLLPFDRFTHGVKKQANVNFTLYEKKDYIRECIIGTKDNYRGRRSWTKSNISCQAWADNNINEHTFYPDRYPTQDLRENFCRNPNNDPGGPWCYTTDPNVRAEECGIPQCSEEVCMKCNGEDYQGKMDHTESGKECQRWDSARPHKHHFQPKKFRDKDLKDNYCRNPDNRLRPWCYTMDPKTKWEYCNITVCDSDSSEDTDVNVTISCIQGKGTDYRGTMNVTPEGVTCQRWDSQFPHNHSFLPQNFKCKDLRENYCRNPDGADYPWCFTTDPNQRIANCTHIPRCDAEATQKIECYEDNGETYRGTLSITRSGIPCADWSHHINSGDSHSTESHIGLEKNYCRNPDRDKHGPWCYTNPNNRLIWDYCKLKHCESATVTPQPNSLTRPKISCFVHINTRIVGGHQVRGTDGSWVVSIQRENVHLCGGSLIREDWVLTDQQCFTSCVPDLRDYSVQVGLRHLNESSSHPRLRISRLICGPEGSNLVMLKLADPAPVSEGASTIHLPVKECHITEGTNCTMYGWGETKNTGYDEALNTVTMPMVNNDMCSQIKGDAGESRICAGGKRGEGVCDKDNGGPLVCQEHERKVIVGVSIQRTKCASSQPALFVNVAFYSEWIYKVFKLYPSLDRN
- the hgfa gene encoding hepatocyte growth factor a isoform X1 is translated as MRTNVWIYQALVCVVVTILDTGFCRSHQSLQKYEKTDSHMLVCTDCPHHPLVRNSRSQEHCARKCKKVKKNFNCRAFNFQRHSRKCHLLPFDRFTHGVKKQANVNFTLYEKKDYIRECIIGTKDNYRGRRSWTKSNISCQAWADNNINEHTFYPDRYPTQDLRENFCRNPNNDPGGPWCYTTDPNVRAEECGIPQCSEEVCMKCNGEDYQGKMDHTESGKECQRWDSARPHKHHFQPKKFRDKDLKDNYCRNPDNRLRPWCYTMDPKTKWEYCNITVCDSDSSEDTDVNVTISCIQGKGTDYRGTMNVTPEGVTCQRWDSQFPHNHSFLPQNFKCNLCMCYRDLRENYCRNPDGADYPWCFTTDPNQRIANCTHIPRCDAEATQKIECYEDNGETYRGTLSITRSGIPCADWSHHINSGDSHSTESHIGLEKNYCRNPDRDKHGPWCYTNPNNRLIWDYCKLKHCESATVTPQPNSLTRPKISCFVHINTRIVGGHQVRGTDGSWVVSIQRENVHLCGGSLIREDWVLTDQQCFTSCVPDLRDYSVQVGLRHLNESSSHPRLRISRLICGPEGSNLVMLKLADPAPVSEGASTIHLPVKECHITEGTNCTMYGWGETKNTGYDEALNTVTMPMVNNDMCSQIKGDAGESRICAGGKRGEGVCDKDNGGPLVCQEHERKVIVGVSIQRTKCASSQPALFVNVAFYSEWIYKVFKLYPSLDRN